The proteins below are encoded in one region of Scyliorhinus torazame isolate Kashiwa2021f chromosome 16, sScyTor2.1, whole genome shotgun sequence:
- the LOC140393386 gene encoding uncharacterized protein → MPPDSGKEPIGHLISAAVRGPSTLGRSEKLATRTEGISKQCSDGEEEEEDVLSHSQSVSESGSEMLGLHPAEPLDPAGLESNIAFVIGPNLPCGYDVEHFSLSDLVKYIQPYCDASGVLCLGTDTDSAGSVIEVQVIQDDDLQLPMVLGEDGEYRMEAIGVNGKVLVAGEESVMTKVSDPENLPQASKPEEAFLGPLVHQGDPPVTLRRRGRPRKTAKRAETLVSGAPRDISERPGAHCGLQTRLQRAADKRRASREAPSPQAGGKQEPAALTLQEFTLLADQMEEVELGEQRMQIRGRAAARRQRAAGRGPKKLPSPEIRAAGRDCSFANAEGWSMEPHLWSADIPAKPATGREESPGNILATTFPMADPALPFPIADPAPRSPMADPAPTADPALTASPATTSPMTDPALTFPIADPAPRSRAASPATTSQMTDPALTSRAANPVPRSPMADPAPTSPMTDLAPRFPTTDPAPTFPTTDPVPRSPMADPAPMTDPAPTFPTTDPVLTASPATTFPTTDPAPMTDPALTSRAANLVPRSPMADPAPTADPSPPFPTADPSPPFPTADPSPPFPTADLATTFPTADPAPLDPTTGPAPTADPATTFPTADPAPTSPFPVCAGLSPVVSETTNNEHKLRPISLQQYRLRHQQRKPDRVPSALAKPRNAWPIVPIQSIVHGELSVLPLQPTGHMLNPQSQGHHGKPLAPPTRTLSPPILPQPIQTLAPPQIPAAPSQWPIPPAPILVPSHCVTQAQLCRIQPSTKQEVAICAMLQGELTSTAETRILSEQSQPAHTPFVQPTAAPSPPLIQGDPECPITIPAATAVGMCSAVKEEQIPNQQTDLLQAEADQTSTVQTLPVKCASEQLLQLSRATVVQDEIDPGARSSVEERTAEDILKGIEAADLMSLLEKFEVTAVSEKLRPGNSNGSEEDRKLFDYIFGTELASTAGLTPPATPPQQIWTSVAAVGFLGKRRLQGTAEPLSGSPIRTVKLIEPKPLTQNNRSKCLSNESLLPPETPLTASLGFGDHAYCLPRVSSQPSSHICQPVMAHPDVACRWNVKRQASITIKPITWWNGQLWSPTHRVLTAEQQQVSDPGSDESISDLQETLWEDGVSSNTLPTGTASVEPGRSCSQAVDRMNVGCDTALKLNGGGRVTLSPCRNGEAEGDKPFDSPHHCSRTRTSPRYRRQRYSSSSSSTSRSRSHSPVRKRRRYCKRRSRHSRHSSRSDSRSSSRSRSCSRSHSGSDSGSRSRSSQRHSIQMSCFTDVYDSYSEEPQRRCSRHESRNRRRELAIEERRVVYVGKIRNGMMCEELRRRFEVFGKIEDCNIYFRNEGDNYGFVTFRYTCDAFAAIENGQTLRQPDELPFDLCFGGRRQFCKSNYADLDSSQANFSSYSTKSKFDSLDFDTLLKQAKRSLRR, encoded by the exons ATGCCTCCGGATTCGGGGAAGGAACCTATTGGGCACTTGATTTCAGCTGCTGTCAGGGGCCCGAGTACCCTTGGGCGATCAGAGAAGCTGGCAACCAGAACCGAGGGGATTTCTAAACAGTGTAGTGATggtgaagaggaggaagaggatgtGCTCAGTCACAGTCAGAGTGTGTCAGAGTCCGGCAGTGAAATGCTGGGCTTGCATCCAGCTGAACCGCTCGACCCCGCTGGATTGGAGAGCAATATAGCGTTTGTCATTGGGCCAAATTTGCCGTGTGGTTACGATGTAGAGCATTTTTCACTCTCTGACCTGGTCAAGTATATTCAGCCTTATTGTGATGCCAGTGGTGTCTTAtgcctggggacagacacagactcGGCAGGGAGTGTGATTGAAGTTCAGGTGATCCAGGACGACGATCTGCAGCTGCCCATGGTGCTGGGTGAGGATGGTGAATATCGGATGGAAGCGATAGGTGTGAATGGCAAGGTGCTAGTTGCTGGTGAAGAGTCCGTGATGACCAAGGTCTCTGACCCAGAGAACCTGCCACAAGCCTCCAAGCCGGAGGAGGCCTTCCTTGGCCCATTGGTGCATCAGGGGGACCCTCCCGTCACCTTGAGGAGGAGAGGACGGCCACGGAAAACTGCAAAGCGTGCAGAGACGCTGGTCAGCGGAGCCCCGCGGGACATTAGTGAAAGACCAGGTGCACATTGCGGCCTCCAGACACGACTTCAGAGAGCAGCTGACAAGAGGAGAGCCTCCCGTGAGGCTCCGTCGCCGCAAGCAGGTGGCAAACAGGAGCCAGCGGCTCTTACTCTACAAGAATTCACACTTTTAGCCGATCAGATGGAAGAGGTGGAACTGGGTGAGCAGAGAATGCAAATCCGAGGCAGAGCAGCAGCCAGGAGGCAGAGGGCTGCAGGACGGGGTCCAAAGAAGCTGCCGTCACCGGAGATCCGGGCTGCAGGAAGAGACTGCAGCTTTGCCAATGCCGAGGGATGGTCAATGGAACCCCACCTGTGGTCTGCAGACATTCCTGCAAAACCGGCCACAGGCCGTGAGGAATCACCCGGCAATATTCTGGCCACGACGTTCCCGATGGCCGATCCGGCCCTGCCGTTCCCGATTGCTGATCCGGCCCCGAGATCCCCAATGGCCGATCCGGCCCCGACGGCCGATCCGGCCCTGACGGCCAGTCCGGCCACGACGTCCCCGATGACCGATCCGGCCCTGACGTTCCCGATTGCTGATCCGGCCCCGAGATCCCGGGCAGCCAGTCCGGCCACGACGTCCCAGATGACCGATCCGGCCCTGACATCCCGGGCCGCCAATCCGGTCCCGAGATCCCCAATGGCCGATCCGGCCCCGACGTCCCCGATGACCGATCTGGCCCCGAGGTTCCCGACGACCGATCCGGCCCCGACGTTCCCGACGACCGATCCAGTCCCGAGATCCCCAATGGCCGATCCGGCCCCGATGACCGATCCGGCCCCGACGTTCCCGACGACCGATCCGGTCCTGACGGCCAGTCCGGCCACGACGTTCCCGACGACCGATCCGGCCCCGATGACCGATCCGGCCCTGACATCCCGGGCCGCCAATCTGGTCCCGAGATCCCCAATGGCTGATCCGGCCCCGACGGCCGATCCGTCTCCGCCGTTCCCGACGGCCGATCCGTCTCCGCCGTTCCCGACGGCCGATCCGTCTCCGCCGTTCCCGACGGCCGATCTGGCCACGACGTTCCCGACGGCCGATCCAGCTCCATTGGACCCGACTACCGGTCCGGCCCCGACGGCCGATCCGGCCACGACGTTCCCGACGGCCGATCCGGCTCCCACGTCGCCATTTCCTGTTTGTGCTGGACTGTCTCCCGTGGTCAGCGAAACCACCAACAATGAACACAAACTGCGACCAATCAGCCTCCAGCAGTATCGACTGCGGCACCAGCAGCGGAAACCAGACCGAGTCCCCTCTGCACTCGCAAAGCCACGGAACGCTTGGCCCATTGTCCCCATTCAGTCCATTGTCCACGGGGAGCTCAGCGTTCTGCCCCTGCAACCCACTGGGCACATGCTCAACCCACAGAGCCAGGGGCATCATGGGAAGCCTTTGGCTCCTCCCACCAGAACCCTCTCCCCTCCCATTTTACCCCAGCCTATCCAGACCCTGGCCCCACCTCAAATACCAGCCGCGCCCAGCCAATGGCCAATCCCTCCTGCCCCCATCCTGGTCCCATCGCACTGTGTCACCCAAGCACAACTGTGCCGCATTCAGCCAAGCACAAAGCAGGAAGTGGCAATTTGTGCAATGCTCCAGGGGGAGCTGACTTCCACAGCCGAGACCCGGATCCTATCCGAACAATCTCAGCCAGCCCACACACCGTTTGTGCAGCCTACAGCAGCCCCCAGCCCACCTCTGATCCAGGGAGATCCCGAATGCCCCATCACAATTCCTGCAGCCACCGCAGTCGGGATGTGCAGTGCTGTCAAAGAGGAGCAGATTCCAAATCAACAGACTGACTTGTTGCAGGCTGAAGCTGACCAAACGTCCACAGTGCAGACCCTGCCCGTCAAATGTGCATCAGAGCAGCTGCTTCAATTATCCAGAGCAACCGTGGTGCAGGATGAGATTGATCCGGGCGCACGGAGCTCCGTGGAGGAGAGGACTGCAGAAGACATCCTCAAAG GTATTGAGGCGGCCGATCTGATGAGTTTGTTGGAAAAGTTTGAAGTCACCGCGG TGAGCGAGAAGCTTCGCCCTGGAAACAGCAATGG GTCGGAGGAGGACAGGAAACTATTCGACTACATCTTTGGAACGGAATTGGCGAGTACTGCGG GTTTGACGCCTCCAGCAACGCCACCTCAGCAGATTTGGACCTCAGTCGCTGCAGTGGGATTTCTCGGCAAGCGGAGGTTACAGGGAACAGCTGAACCTTTGTCAGGCTCTCCAATCAGGACCGTGAAGCTCATTGAACCAAAACCTCTGACTCAAAACAACCGGTCAAAATGTTTGAGTAACGAGAGCCTGCTGCCTCCCGAGACACCGCTCACTGCCTCCCTCGGCTTTGGGGACCATGCATATTGTTTACCCAGAGTTAGCAGCCAGCCATCATCGCACATCTGTCAGCCAGTCATGGCCCACCCAGATGTTGCCTGCCGCTGGAACGTTAAGCGCCAAGCAAGTATTACTATTAAACCCATTACCTGGTGGAATGGTCAGCTCTGGAGCCCCACTCACCGGGTCCTCACAGCTGAACAGCAGCAAGTGTCTGATCCTGGCAGCGATGAGAGCATATCCGATTTACAGGAAACACTGTGGGAAGATGGGGTGTCCTCCAACACACTTCCTACCGGAACAGCAAGTGTGGAAcctggtaggagctgttcacaggcaGTGGACAGAATGAATGTTGGATGTGACACTGCCCTGAAGCTGAATGGAGGCGGTCGTGTGACTCTATCTCCCTGTAGGAATGGGGAGGCCGAGGGGGACAAACCCTTCGATTCTCCCCATCATTGTTCAAGGACTCGGACCTCCCCACGCTACAGACGGCAGCGATATTCCAGCTCCTCCAGCTCTACATCCCGGTCCAGATCCCACTCCCCTGTAAGGAAGAGGAGACG ATACTGCAAGAGACGGTCCCGTCATTCCCGACACAGTTCACGATCCGATTCCAGATCCAGCTCGCGTTCTAGATCGTGTTCCAGATCCCATTCAGGATCTGACTCTGGATCCAGATCTCGATCCTCACAAAGACACAGTATTCAAATGAG CTGTTTCACAGATGTTTATGATTCGTACTCTGAAGAACCACAAAGACGATGTTCCAGACACGAATCCCGTAACCGGCGGAGGGAGCTCGCTATC GAGGAACGCCGGGTGGTTTATGTGG